The Streptomyces sp. NBC_01275 genome has a segment encoding these proteins:
- a CDS encoding DUF47 domain-containing protein — MRFRLTPRETSFYDMFAASADNIVTGSKLLMELLGADTAGRAEIAERMRAAEHAGDDATHAIFHQLNSSFITPFDREDIYNLASCLDDIMDFMEEAVDLVVLYNVEDLPKGVEQQIEVLARAAELTAEAMPNLRTMENLTEYWIEVNRLENQADQIHRKLLAHLFNGKYDAIEVLKLKQIVDVLEEAADAFEHVANTVETIAVKES, encoded by the coding sequence GTGCGCTTTCGTCTGACCCCCAGGGAGACGAGCTTCTACGACATGTTCGCCGCATCCGCGGACAACATCGTCACGGGCTCGAAACTCCTCATGGAATTGCTCGGGGCGGACACCGCCGGCCGGGCCGAGATCGCAGAGCGTATGAGGGCCGCGGAACATGCAGGTGACGATGCGACGCACGCGATCTTCCATCAGCTGAACTCCTCGTTCATCACGCCGTTCGACCGTGAGGACATCTACAACCTCGCATCCTGCCTCGACGACATCATGGACTTCATGGAGGAGGCCGTCGACCTGGTCGTCCTCTACAACGTCGAGGACCTGCCCAAGGGCGTCGAGCAGCAGATCGAGGTGCTGGCGCGCGCGGCGGAGCTGACCGCCGAGGCCATGCCGAACCTGCGGACCATGGAGAACCTCACCGAGTACTGGATCGAGGTCAACCGGCTCGAGAACCAGGCCGACCAGATCCACCGGAAGCTGCTCGCCCATCTGTTCAACGGCAAGTACGACGCCATCGAGGTGCTGAAGCTCAAGCAGATCGTGGACGTGCTCGAGGAGGCGGCGGACGCGTTCGAGCACGTGGCGAACACCGTGGAGACCATCGCGGTCAAGGAGTCCTGA
- a CDS encoding metal-sensitive transcriptional regulator, whose amino-acid sequence MTTTEATEPTTEPATEATPQPATEPTTVHGYHKQKAEHLKRLRRIEGQIRGLQRMVDEDTYCIDILTQVSASTKALQSFALQLLEEHLRHCVADAALKGGTEIDAKVEEATKAIARLLRT is encoded by the coding sequence ATGACGACCACCGAGGCCACCGAACCGACAACGGAACCCGCAACGGAAGCCACACCACAACCCGCGACAGAACCCACGACAGTCCACGGCTACCACAAACAAAAAGCGGAACACCTCAAGCGCCTACGCCGCATCGAAGGCCAGATCCGCGGCCTGCAGCGCATGGTCGACGAGGACACCTACTGCATCGACATACTCACCCAGGTGTCCGCCTCCACCAAGGCCCTGCAGTCCTTCGCCCTGCAACTGCTGGAGGAACACCTGCGCCACTGCGTCGCGGACGCGGCCCTCAAGGGCGGCACGGAGATCGACGCGAAGGTGGAAGAGGCGACGAAGGCGATCGCCCGCCTCCTACGCACGTGA
- a CDS encoding FAD-binding oxidoreductase: MERRTFIAGGTAAVAAAATAACRVDGSASGAASATGSASATNTSDHTSLRTTSAAAPATWAALARDLDGILVRPGDASWPAARQLYNTRFDALKPAAVAYVAHADDIRTVLSYARAHRTKVAIRNGGHSYGGWSSGDGRLILDVSKLNRVRASGTTAVVGAGAKLIDVYRALAAKGVTIPAGSCPTVGVSGLVLGGGHGVVSRAYGLTCDSLTQATILTADGKQLVADATTNKDLFWALRGAGNGNFGVVTELHFKTHPAPQAVTGYLTWPWSKAAAVVKAWQEWGPSQPDEIWSSLHLANAAGGTPTISVAAFCIGTYGQLQNAVDRLADRVGASATSVSLRRRTYEDAMEIYAGCSSFSSDAQCHLPGSTPGRSPQGALGRETYAARSDFFDKSLSAAGIQTLLKQVKTVNGGSGSIALTALGGAVNRVSPTATAFVHRRSRMLAQYIASWRAGTTGTAAQSWLTTAHKAMTPYASGAAYQNYADPTLTNWRKAYYGDALPRLTQLKKQYDPTGFFTYPQAL, translated from the coding sequence ATGGAACGGCGTACGTTCATCGCAGGCGGAACGGCCGCGGTCGCGGCGGCGGCCACGGCCGCGTGCAGGGTCGACGGCAGTGCGAGCGGCGCCGCGAGCGCCACCGGCTCCGCGAGCGCCACGAACACCTCCGACCACACCTCTCTGCGGACGACGAGCGCCGCGGCCCCCGCCACCTGGGCCGCCCTCGCCCGCGACCTCGACGGCATCCTGGTCCGCCCCGGCGACGCCTCCTGGCCCGCGGCCCGCCAGCTCTACAACACCCGCTTCGACGCCCTCAAGCCGGCCGCCGTCGCCTACGTCGCCCACGCCGACGACATCCGTACGGTCCTCTCCTACGCCCGCGCCCACCGCACCAAGGTCGCGATCCGCAACGGCGGCCACTCCTACGGCGGTTGGTCCTCGGGCGACGGCCGGCTGATCCTGGACGTGTCCAAGCTGAACCGCGTCCGGGCGAGCGGCACGACGGCCGTCGTGGGCGCGGGCGCCAAGCTGATCGACGTCTACCGCGCGCTCGCCGCGAAGGGCGTGACGATCCCGGCGGGCTCCTGCCCGACGGTCGGCGTCTCCGGTCTGGTCCTCGGCGGCGGCCACGGCGTGGTCTCCCGCGCCTACGGCCTGACCTGCGACAGCCTCACCCAGGCCACGATCCTCACGGCCGACGGGAAGCAGCTCGTCGCCGACGCCACCACGAACAAGGACCTGTTCTGGGCGCTGCGCGGCGCGGGCAACGGCAACTTCGGCGTCGTCACGGAACTGCACTTCAAGACCCACCCCGCGCCCCAGGCGGTGACCGGCTACCTCACCTGGCCCTGGTCGAAGGCGGCCGCGGTGGTCAAGGCCTGGCAGGAGTGGGGCCCGTCCCAGCCCGACGAGATCTGGTCGTCCCTGCACCTGGCGAACGCGGCGGGCGGCACCCCCACCATCTCGGTCGCCGCGTTCTGCATCGGCACCTACGGCCAGCTCCAGAACGCGGTCGACCGCCTGGCCGACCGCGTCGGCGCCTCCGCGACGAGCGTCTCCCTGCGCCGTCGTACGTACGAGGACGCGATGGAGATCTACGCCGGCTGCTCCTCCTTCTCCTCCGACGCCCAGTGCCATCTGCCGGGCTCGACGCCGGGCCGCTCCCCGCAGGGCGCGCTGGGCCGGGAGACGTACGCGGCCCGCTCGGACTTCTTCGACAAGTCCCTGTCGGCGGCGGGCATCCAGACGCTGCTGAAGCAGGTGAAGACGGTGAACGGCGGCTCGGGCAGCATCGCGCTGACCGCGCTGGGCGGCGCGGTCAACCGGGTCTCGCCGACGGCCACCGCGTTCGTCCACCGCCGCTCCCGGATGCTGGCCCAGTACATCGCGTCCTGGCGCGCGGGCACGACGGGCACGGCGGCCCAGTCCTGGCTGACGACGGCCCACAAGGCGATGACCCCGTACGCCTCGGGCGCCGCCTACCAGAACTACGCGGACCCGACCCTGACGAACTGGCGCAAGGCGTACTACGGCGACGCGCTGCCGCGCCTGACCCAGTTGAAGAAGCAGTACGACCCGACGGGCTTCTTCACCTACCCGCAAGCCTTGTAG
- a CDS encoding phosphatase PAP2 family protein, translating into MAGLAESGSNPDVDLLYDINGLAKDAPHWFDRIVEFVGEYGLLLAMVLLIVWCWWTVRRRPSGAEEAASSVAALVWAPLAAGVAVLVNVPIRGFVERPRPFLDHQGLDVLVSGKTDYSFVSDHATLTMAMAVALFVAHRRFGLVGLGIALLEGFCRVYMGVHYPTDVVGGFALGTAVALLLSPLASMLLTPVLKAVDRSPRAGWIVRSRSARTGARDALIPGARTENSTASATEERDLAA; encoded by the coding sequence ATGGCTGGACTCGCCGAATCCGGGTCGAACCCCGACGTCGACCTGCTTTATGACATAAACGGGCTCGCGAAAGACGCTCCGCACTGGTTCGACCGGATCGTGGAGTTCGTCGGCGAGTACGGACTGCTGCTCGCCATGGTGCTGCTCATCGTGTGGTGCTGGTGGACCGTACGGCGTCGCCCGAGCGGCGCGGAGGAGGCCGCCTCGTCCGTCGCCGCACTCGTCTGGGCGCCCCTCGCGGCCGGCGTCGCGGTGCTCGTGAACGTGCCCATCCGCGGATTCGTGGAGCGGCCGCGGCCCTTCCTCGACCATCAGGGGCTCGACGTCCTGGTCTCCGGCAAGACCGACTACTCGTTCGTGAGCGACCACGCCACCCTCACCATGGCCATGGCGGTCGCACTGTTCGTCGCCCACCGCAGATTCGGGCTCGTCGGGCTGGGGATCGCCCTGCTCGAAGGGTTCTGCCGGGTGTACATGGGCGTGCACTACCCGACCGACGTGGTGGGCGGCTTCGCCCTCGGCACCGCGGTCGCCCTGCTGCTCTCGCCCCTCGCCTCGATGCTGCTGACCCCGGTGCTGAAGGCCGTCGACCGGTCGCCCCGGGCAGGCTGGATCGTCCGGAGCCGCTCGGCCCGGACCGGCGCCCGGGACGCGCTGATCCCGGGGGCCAGGACGGAGAACTCGACGGCCTCGGCGACCGAGGAACGGGACCTCGCCGCCTGA
- a CDS encoding bifunctional lytic transglycosylase/C40 family peptidase, whose protein sequence is MTVRKAWIVATAAVGAGVAFVMVLVVSVYVVAGNLTNGVGAGTKSLAKGAVPAAYQALVQKWGNLCSAINPALLAAQLYQESGFNPRAQSGAAAQGIAQFIPGTWATHGVDGDGDGDRDVWDPNDAIPSAATYDCQLASYVKKVPGDITDNMLAAYNAGAYAVIKYGGVPPYKETQNYVKTITTLEDSFAAPASRVDPSEQAAGAIYYAQKKLGTPYLWGGNGTADQGGRFDCSGLTKAAYASVGITLPRVANDQYNAGPHPKRSELLPGDLVFFSTDPNNSRAIHHVGMYVGGGYMIDAPYTGAVIRFDPIDTAEYFGATRVTEDGAKALPTTV, encoded by the coding sequence TTGACGGTGCGTAAGGCATGGATCGTAGCGACCGCTGCCGTCGGTGCCGGGGTCGCCTTCGTGATGGTGCTCGTCGTCAGCGTGTACGTCGTCGCCGGGAACCTCACGAACGGGGTCGGCGCGGGGACCAAGTCGCTCGCCAAGGGCGCCGTTCCCGCCGCTTATCAGGCGCTCGTGCAGAAGTGGGGCAATCTCTGCTCCGCCATCAATCCGGCGCTGCTCGCCGCGCAGCTCTATCAGGAGAGCGGATTCAACCCGAGGGCGCAGAGCGGGGCGGCCGCCCAGGGAATAGCGCAATTCATCCCGGGCACATGGGCCACGCACGGCGTCGACGGCGACGGCGACGGCGATCGCGACGTCTGGGATCCGAATGACGCGATTCCATCGGCCGCGACCTACGACTGCCAGCTCGCGTCCTACGTGAAGAAGGTCCCCGGGGACATCACCGACAACATGCTCGCCGCCTACAACGCGGGGGCCTACGCGGTCATCAAGTACGGGGGCGTGCCGCCGTACAAGGAGACCCAGAACTACGTGAAGACGATCACGACTCTGGAGGACTCCTTCGCCGCGCCCGCCAGTCGGGTGGATCCGTCCGAGCAGGCCGCCGGGGCCATCTACTACGCCCAGAAGAAGCTCGGCACGCCCTATCTCTGGGGTGGGAACGGCACGGCTGACCAGGGCGGACGGTTCGACTGCTCCGGGTTGACCAAGGCCGCCTACGCGAGCGTCGGGATCACGCTGCCCCGGGTCGCCAACGACCAGTACAACGCCGGGCCGCACCCCAAGCGGAGCGAGCTGCTGCCGGGGGACCTGGTGTTCTTCTCCACCGACCCGAACAACTCGCGGGCCATCCACCACGTGGGGATGTACGTCGGCGGCGGGTACATGATCGACGCGCCCTACACGGGGGCGGTCATCCGCTTCGATCCCATCGACACGGCCGAGTACTTCGGGGCCACCCGCGTCACCGAAGATGGCGCGAAAGCGCTCCCCACGACCGTGTGA
- a CDS encoding serine protease, with product MKRNALLGAVVLLAVTSASEAAADDGPGPFGVTVVAAATAESARVGALFDAEDATDAGKRAGAHFCTASVVHSPHRDLVVTAAHCLGGGGDLAFVPGYRDGRAPYGVWKVERSFLPDGWAKGEDEDSDVAFAVLASHGRKAVEDVVGGNRFAARTTTGATAVTVTGYPDSREAPIRCVNKPAQHSSTQQRIACPDFTGGTSGSPWVNGDGQVVGVLGGHEQGGATADISYSVVLGAEAAELYRDAASDP from the coding sequence ATGAAGCGAAACGCCCTGCTCGGTGCGGTCGTGCTGCTGGCCGTCACCTCTGCCTCCGAGGCGGCCGCCGACGACGGGCCGGGGCCCTTCGGGGTGACCGTCGTCGCGGCGGCCACGGCGGAGTCGGCGCGGGTCGGCGCGCTGTTCGACGCCGAGGACGCCACGGACGCCGGCAAGCGCGCCGGTGCGCATTTCTGTACCGCCTCCGTCGTGCACAGCCCGCACCGCGACCTCGTCGTCACCGCGGCCCACTGTCTGGGCGGGGGCGGCGACCTCGCCTTCGTGCCCGGGTACCGGGACGGCAGAGCGCCCTACGGCGTCTGGAAGGTCGAGCGGTCCTTTCTGCCCGACGGGTGGGCGAAGGGGGAGGACGAGGACAGTGACGTGGCGTTCGCGGTCCTCGCGTCGCACGGCCGCAAGGCCGTCGAGGACGTCGTCGGCGGGAACCGGTTTGCGGCACGTACTACCACCGGCGCCACCGCCGTGACCGTCACCGGGTATCCCGACTCCCGCGAGGCGCCGATCCGCTGCGTCAACAAGCCCGCGCAGCACAGCAGCACCCAGCAGCGCATCGCCTGCCCCGACTTCACCGGCGGCACCAGCGGCAGCCCCTGGGTGAACGGCGACGGGCAGGTCGTCGGCGTCCTCGGCGGACACGAGCAGGGCGGGGCCACCGCCGACATCTCCTACAGCGTGGTCCTGGGGGCCGAAGCGGCGGAGCTGTATCGGGACGCGGCGAGCGATCCCTGA
- a CDS encoding DUF397 domain-containing protein: protein MSDIPPDLTWIRAAPPEATGPGPWIEIAFGEGDDGEAPVYLRETSDPENVVTTNRRKWDAFVLGVQAGEFDHFVEGILENP, encoded by the coding sequence GTGTCTGACATCCCCCCCGACCTCACCTGGATCCGCGCCGCCCCGCCGGAGGCGACCGGCCCAGGCCCCTGGATCGAGATCGCCTTCGGCGAGGGCGACGACGGCGAGGCCCCCGTCTACCTCCGCGAGACCAGCGACCCGGAGAACGTCGTCACGACCAACCGCCGCAAGTGGGACGCGTTCGTACTGGGCGTACAAGCAGGCGAGTTCGACCACTTCGTGGAAGGGATCCTCGAGAACCCGTAG
- a CDS encoding S53 family peptidase, with protein MRTTPPNTSAISGRWRRIGAAGFSTAALVFAGFGTAAQASAAPASTAATTAATAKATSTAATWTATPCATPKKKGELACNSFRVTGGLTAFQKHEAKVDGVTPKAADATTPSGYGPSDLQDAYGLTDAAASDGSGETIAIVDAYDDPNAAADLAKYRSYYGLSACTVANGCFKKVSQTGSTTSLPTADSGWAEEESLDLDMASAVCPNCNILLVEATSATMANLGKAVNEAVTLGAKFVSNSYGGSESSSDTSYDSSYFNHPGVAITVSAGDEGYGAEYPAASKYVTSVGGTALSTSSTTRGWTEKVWNTSSTEGTGSGCSAYDAKPSWQTDTGCTKRTISDVSAVADPATGVSVYDSYGVTAGWYTFGGTSASSPIIAAVYALAGTPGSSDYPASYPYASAGTSALNDVTSGSNGTCSSSASYLCTAKSGYDGPTGLGTPEGTDAFTG; from the coding sequence TTGCGTACGACACCCCCCAACACCTCTGCCATATCCGGCAGATGGCGCCGCATAGGCGCCGCAGGCTTCAGCACCGCCGCCCTTGTGTTCGCCGGTTTCGGCACCGCGGCCCAGGCGAGCGCGGCGCCCGCGTCCACGGCCGCCACCACGGCCGCCACCGCCAAGGCGACCTCCACCGCCGCGACGTGGACGGCCACCCCCTGCGCCACGCCCAAGAAGAAGGGCGAGCTGGCCTGTAACTCCTTCCGCGTCACCGGCGGCCTCACCGCGTTCCAGAAGCACGAGGCGAAGGTGGACGGCGTCACGCCCAAGGCCGCCGACGCCACCACCCCCTCCGGCTACGGCCCCTCCGACCTCCAGGACGCCTACGGCCTGACCGACGCGGCCGCGAGCGACGGTTCCGGCGAGACCATCGCGATCGTCGACGCGTACGACGACCCGAACGCCGCCGCCGACCTCGCCAAGTACCGCTCGTACTACGGCCTCTCCGCCTGCACCGTCGCCAACGGCTGCTTCAAGAAGGTCAGCCAGACCGGCTCGACGACCTCCCTCCCCACCGCCGACAGCGGCTGGGCCGAGGAGGAGTCCCTCGACCTCGACATGGCCAGCGCCGTCTGCCCGAACTGCAACATCCTGCTCGTCGAGGCCACCTCCGCGACCATGGCCAACCTCGGCAAGGCCGTCAACGAGGCCGTGACGCTGGGCGCGAAGTTCGTCTCCAACAGCTACGGCGGCTCGGAGTCCTCCTCCGACACCTCCTACGACTCCTCCTACTTCAACCACCCGGGCGTCGCCATCACCGTCAGCGCGGGCGACGAGGGCTACGGCGCCGAGTACCCCGCCGCCTCCAAGTACGTGACGTCCGTCGGCGGCACCGCCCTGTCGACGAGCTCCACCACCCGCGGCTGGACCGAGAAGGTCTGGAACACCAGCTCCACCGAGGGCACCGGCTCCGGCTGCTCCGCCTACGACGCCAAGCCCAGCTGGCAGACCGACACCGGCTGCACCAAGCGCACCATCTCCGACGTCTCGGCCGTGGCCGACCCGGCGACCGGCGTCTCGGTGTACGACTCCTACGGCGTCACCGCCGGCTGGTACACCTTCGGCGGCACCAGCGCCTCGTCGCCCATCATCGCCGCGGTCTACGCCCTCGCCGGCACCCCCGGCAGCAGCGACTACCCGGCGTCCTACCCCTACGCGTCCGCCGGCACCTCCGCGCTGAACGACGTCACCAGCGGCAGCAACGGCACCTGCTCCTCCAGCGCCAGCTACCTCTGCACCGCCAAGTCGGGCTACGACGGCCCCACCGGCCTCGGCACCCCCGAGGGCACGGACGCCTTCACCGGCTGA